The nucleotide sequence CGCTGCGGCAGCCCGGCCATGAATGCGCTGGTGGCGGAGCACGTGCTCACGCCGCCCGAAGCCCTTGCCACACTCCCAGCAGGCGAAGGGCCGAGCGCCAGAGTGCGTCTTACGGTGGCGCACCAGGTGCTCGCGCCAGTAGAAGGTCTTGCCGCACTCGCAGCATGCGTGTGGCTTCTCACGTGCCGGCAGGGGGCGCAGCGCGGGCCCCGGGCTGCCAGGGTGGGTGCCACGGTGGCGTCGCAGGTGCTCCTTGCGCCGGAATGCCTTGCCGCACTCAGGGCATGTGTGCGGCTTCTCGCCTGTGTGGCTCTGCCGGTGGCGCAACAGGTGAGCCGGCTTCAGGGGAGACTTGCCGCACTCGGGGCACGATACGGTGCCAGGGGCCGCCAGGAAAGCAGGGAGGACGGGGACGGGTGCCTGCGGGGTTGGTGGGGGGCTGCCCGGCTCCTGCTTGTAAGGGCGCGTGGCCCCTGCGTTCTCAGTTGCAGGCACCTCTGTCCCGGAGGCCCTGGTTCCTGCAAGGGTAGGGAGAAGCAGCAGGGTCAGGGTGGGCAGCACAGTTGGGGACACGGAAGTGGCATGAAGGGCAGGTTTCCCATCCCTGTGTCTTCTAGAAAGGAGCCTGACACTCCCTGATAAATACTAGGTCAAGGGGTACCTGACTAGATAGGGACCCGAGGAGGgagtaacaaaacaaacagcaagcgGGCAAGAGGGAGCAGCACTGCGGGAGCGGACCAATACACATGGGTGAGGATACACACTGATTTAGGACCAAAGAAACCAggtgtggggagggaagggtaCACAGATGGGTGGGCGGACTTCCCTGGGTAAGGCTGAGGGGGTCCGAACAGAACAAACAGGTAGAGGCAGGTAAGAGATAAGTATATATGTCTGCTCTGTCCAGGTGTCCTATCTGCCCTAGGCATTCCCACAACCTTGGTTTTGGTAGTTTTACATCATGAACttagtgtcctcttctgtctgAAAGGCCCATTTGTCTCCCCTTGTTCCGGCCCCACCCTCAGCAGTTACCCGGTATCTTCTGGGATATCTGGCTTCTGGCCCACTGTCTAGAGACACATGGAGTCACCTCACCCTAAAGAGATGGAACAGACTCCACGCCCATCTCAAGGGCTGGGCACATGATACAGAACCCTGACACAGCAGCGGGGAGGGAAAAGTGGGAGCTGATCTGAAAGAGGTTGAGGGGGCACAGGATCTGAAGCAGGCTGCCTGGGCCCAATCATGGTTTAGCAGCACGCACCCCTGGGAGAGTCCTTTTGGAACCCTGGATCTAAATACACTGCAGCCGGTTCTCACTGGGGCATGCTGCAGGCATGccggtaatctcagcactcaggaggccgagcaGAGACTGTGCCAGCCGGGGCCACACAGGGAGGCCCTAACTACAGGGACTGCATCTGTTAGGTGCTGCTATGGGTTCTATGCACCGGCAAAGCAGCTCCTGGCAGACAGCAAGAGTCTGACCCCACCTTCCATGGGCTTCCCAAAGGCACAGGCATGTGTTGAGCTGTCCCAATGGCACTCACTGAGCAAGTAACAATGGCCAGGCAAGTCCCTGCCCTAGCCTGCGACACAAGAACCCCTGATCATCAGGAAggaagctggaaaagaggccagttGCTCACCTAAGGGAGTCACcccactttcttcctttccaacacTGACCCCCGAGGCTTCTGTCATATCCCGAGGTGCCCTCATTGCTGAGGACCGATCTGGGGAGGTTTCTGGGCCCTGAAATGAGATAGCATATGCCAAATTGAGAGATTACAATAGCCTGtttttgcctccctccctccacacttTACAGAGTTCTCAAATcctgccttcttttttaaa is from Microtus pennsylvanicus isolate mMicPen1 chromosome 1, mMicPen1.hap1, whole genome shotgun sequence and encodes:
- the Znf444 gene encoding zinc finger protein 444, translating into MEAPATQAVKQETLSVEALTLDSPWHRFRHFHLGDAAGPREALGLLRALCRDWLQPEVHTKEQMLELLVLEQFLSALPADTQAWVCSRRPQSGEEAVALLEELWGPETSPDRSSAMRAPRDMTEASGVSVGKEESGVTPLGTRASGTEVPATENAGATRPYKQEPGSPPPTPQAPVPVLPAFLAAPGTVSCPECGKSPLKPAHLLRHRQSHTGEKPHTCPECGKAFRRKEHLRRHRGTHPGSPGPALRPLPAREKPHACCECGKTFYWREHLVRHRKTHSGARPFACWECGKGFGRREHVLRHQRIHGRAAAAQGTAAPGPEGGGAFPPWALG